One part of the Equus asinus isolate D_3611 breed Donkey chromosome 30, EquAss-T2T_v2, whole genome shotgun sequence genome encodes these proteins:
- the DEGS1 gene encoding sphingolipid delta(4)-desaturase DES1: MGSRVSREDFEWVYTDQPHATRRREILAKYPEIKSLMKPDPNLIWIIIVMVLTQLVAFYLVKDLDWKWVVFWAYAFGSCVNHSMTLAIHEVSHNSAFGHYRAMWNRWFGIFANLPIGVPYSISFKRYHMDHHRYLGGDGIDVDIPTDFEGWFFCTTFRKFIWVILQPLFYAFRPLFINPKPISYLEIINTVIQITFDIIVYYVFGIKSLFYMLAASLLGLGLHPISGHFIAEHYMFLKGHETYSYYGPLNLLTFNVGYHNEHHDFPNIPGKSLPLVRKIAAEYYDSLPHYQSWIKVLYDFVTDDTISPYSRMKRHQKGEVELE, from the exons atgggGAGCCGCGTGTCGCGGGAAGACTTCGAGTGGGTCTACACCGACCAGCCCCACGCCACCCGGCGCCGGGAGATCCTGG CAAAGTATCCAGAGATAAAATCCTTGATGAAACCTGACCCCAACTTGATATGGATTATAATTGTGATGGTCCTCACTCAGTTGGTTGCGTTTTATCTAGTGAAGGACTTGGACTGGAAATGGGTTGTATTTTGGGCATACGCTTTTGGCAGCTGCGTTAACCATTCAATGACTCTGGCTATTCACGAAGTTTCCCACAATAGCGCCTTTGGCCACTACAGAGCCATGTGGAATCGCTGGTTTGGAATATTTGCTAATCTTCCTATCGGCGTTCCGTATTCAATTTCCTTTAAGAGATATCACATGGATCATCATCGGTACCTCGGAGGCGATGGCATCGATGTGGATATTCCAACCGATTTTGAAGGCTGGTTCTTCTGTACCACTTTCAGAAAGTTTATATGGGTCATTCTTCAGCCTCTCTTTTATGCATTTCGACCTCTCTTCATCAACCCCAAACCAATTTCTTATCTGGAAATTATCAATACAGTGATCCAGATCACTTTTGACATTATAGTTTACTATGTTTTTGGAATTAAATCTTTATTCTACATGTTGGCAGCATCCTTACTTGGTCTAGGTTTGCACCCgatttctggacattttatagcTGAACATTACATGTTCTTAAAGGGACATGAAACTTACTCGTATTATGGCCCTCTGAATTTACTTACCTTCAATGTGGGTTACCATAACGAACACCATGACTTCCCCAACATTCCCGGAAAAAGCCTTCCCCTG GTGAGGAAAATCGCAGCCGAGTACTATGACAGCCTCCCCCACTACCAGTCCTGGATAAAAGTGCTCTATGACTTTGTGACAGATGACACCATAAGTCCCTACTCCAGGATGAAGAGGCATCAAAAAGGCGAGGTGGAACTGGAGTGA